A stretch of the Actinomyces faecalis genome encodes the following:
- a CDS encoding AAA family ATPase has protein sequence MSDQQDQDDVRRIVLTPASRITPRKVRWAWKWEGDGRIPSGSLALAAGREGTGKSSFGMWLAAQVTAGTLPGTYEGEPRNVLYVAVEDSWEYTLVPRLMAAGADLDKVFRVQATGVLDEEVALTLPLDNAKLEQAITDTSAAMVVYDPLMSLLGERLSASRSREVRLMLDPLVRIAQATDCIMLGIAHHNKGSHSDPIMAVSESKAWTDVPRSVFAFARDEENQCRVMSQTKNSLGRDPSSLPSLRYQIEPAAVQLSDGTGDVGRFVVTGVSDKSVADLTREQALGDDAEDRNAAQAFVFDYLARNGGEAEAGDVIKAGRAAGFNEQTIKDARRRMTSPKVDSRKASMGSAWVWAFREETSASEEGGTKVAKVAKVAELKDVATLVPPSDPEPEGGRRWQPSITVPPLPPLPPSPPSGRPVQGGFMPFDATGSQDVYCPHGGPVGMWCTECPGGVATAA, from the coding sequence GTGAGCGACCAACAAGACCAGGACGACGTACGCCGCATCGTCCTGACCCCCGCGTCCCGGATCACCCCCAGGAAGGTCCGGTGGGCGTGGAAGTGGGAGGGTGACGGGCGCATCCCGTCCGGGTCCCTGGCCCTGGCCGCCGGACGTGAGGGGACCGGCAAGTCCTCGTTCGGCATGTGGCTGGCCGCTCAGGTCACCGCCGGGACCCTGCCCGGCACCTACGAGGGCGAGCCCAGGAACGTGCTGTACGTGGCCGTTGAGGACTCCTGGGAGTACACGCTGGTTCCCCGCCTCATGGCCGCCGGCGCGGACCTGGACAAGGTGTTCCGGGTACAGGCCACCGGCGTGCTCGACGAGGAGGTGGCCCTGACCCTGCCTCTGGACAACGCCAAGCTTGAGCAGGCCATCACGGACACGAGCGCGGCGATGGTCGTGTACGACCCGCTGATGAGCCTGCTCGGGGAGAGGCTGTCAGCATCCAGGTCCCGTGAGGTCCGCCTGATGCTTGACCCGCTGGTCCGTATCGCACAGGCGACCGACTGCATCATGCTGGGTATCGCCCACCACAACAAGGGCAGCCACTCAGACCCCATCATGGCGGTCTCGGAGTCCAAGGCGTGGACGGACGTGCCTCGCAGCGTGTTCGCCTTCGCCCGGGACGAGGAGAACCAGTGCCGGGTTATGTCCCAGACGAAGAACAGCCTTGGCCGCGACCCCTCCTCCCTGCCCTCCCTCCGCTACCAGATCGAGCCCGCCGCCGTGCAGCTGTCCGACGGGACCGGGGACGTCGGCCGCTTCGTGGTCACAGGCGTGTCTGACAAGAGCGTGGCGGACCTGACCCGCGAACAGGCCCTCGGAGACGACGCGGAGGACCGTAACGCGGCACAGGCCTTCGTCTTCGACTACCTGGCCCGCAACGGGGGCGAGGCTGAGGCCGGGGACGTGATCAAGGCCGGACGGGCCGCGGGCTTCAACGAGCAGACCATCAAGGACGCGCGCCGTCGGATGACCTCACCCAAGGTTGACAGCCGCAAGGCATCCATGGGGTCTGCCTGGGTATGGGCCTTCCGGGAGGAGACCTCAGCCTCCGAGGAAGGTGGCACGAAGGTGGCGAAGGTGGCAAAGGTGGCAGAACTTAAGGACGTTGCCACCTTGGTGCCACCTTCGGACCCGGAACCCGAAGGTGGCAGAAGGTGGCAGCCCTCTATAACCGTGCCACCTTTGCCACCTTTGCCACCTTCGCCACCTTCGGGGCGACCCGTTCAGGGAGGGTTCATGCCCTTCGACGCCACCGGCTCGCAGGACGTCTACTGCCCTCACGGTGGCCCTGTCGGCATGTGGTGCACTGAGTGCCCGGGGGGTGTGGCCACAGCAGCATGA
- a CDS encoding WXG100 family type VII secretion target, with protein MPLFSVDTQAVADTAARARARVATIQAEVDAMNGDIATLQASWTGGASASMASCAADWHLTQVQVQTSLDAISQALDASALAYDEAESTNVSRFGAQ; from the coding sequence ATGCCCCTCTTCTCCGTTGACACCCAGGCCGTAGCAGACACCGCAGCGCGCGCCCGTGCCCGAGTCGCCACGATCCAGGCGGAGGTGGACGCGATGAACGGCGACATCGCTACTCTCCAGGCCTCCTGGACCGGCGGTGCCTCCGCCTCCATGGCCTCCTGCGCCGCGGACTGGCACCTGACACAGGTACAGGTCCAGACCAGCCTGGACGCGATCAGCCAGGCGCTGGACGCCTCCGCGCTGGCCTACGACGAGGCCGAGTCCACCAACGTCAGTCGCTTCGGTGCCCAGTGA
- the groL gene encoding chaperonin GroEL (60 kDa chaperone family; promotes refolding of misfolded polypeptides especially under stressful conditions; forms two stacked rings of heptamers to form a barrel-shaped 14mer; ends can be capped by GroES; misfolded proteins enter the barrel where they are refolded when GroES binds) yields the protein MAKIIAFDEEARRGMERGLNTLADTVKVTLGPKGRNVVLDKKWGAPSITNDGVTIAKEIELEDPYEKIGAELVKEVAKKTDDVAGDGTTTATVLAQALVREGLRNVAAGANPIAVRRGIDKAVATVVERLLADAKEVETQDEIAATASISAADEQIGALIAEALEKVGHDGVITVEESNTFGLELEVTEGMRFDKGFISPYFVTDADRQEAVLEDAYVLLVESKISNVKDLLPLLEKVMQSGKPLAIIAEDVEAEALATLVVNRIRGTFKSVAVKAPGFGDRRKAMLQDMAILTGGTVISETVGLKLENATLEDLGQARKVVVTKDETTIVEGAGDKDAIEARVQQIRNEIENSDSEYDKEKLSERLAKLAGGVAVLKSGAATEVELKERKHRIEDAVRNAKAAVEEGIVAGGGVALIQAAEALSALELEGDEATGASIVKVAVEAPLKQIAINAGLEGGVVVDRVRNLPTGEGLNAATGEYVNLLSAGIADPVKVTRSALQNAASIAGLFLTTEAVVADKPEPPAPAPAGGDDMGGMY from the coding sequence ATGGCCAAGATCATTGCTTTTGACGAGGAGGCCCGCCGCGGCATGGAGCGGGGTCTGAACACCCTCGCTGACACCGTCAAGGTCACCCTCGGCCCCAAGGGCCGCAACGTCGTGCTCGACAAGAAGTGGGGCGCCCCGAGCATCACCAACGACGGTGTCACCATCGCCAAGGAGATCGAGCTCGAGGACCCCTACGAGAAGATCGGTGCCGAGCTCGTCAAGGAGGTCGCCAAGAAGACCGACGACGTCGCCGGTGACGGTACGACCACCGCGACCGTGCTCGCCCAGGCCCTGGTCCGTGAGGGCCTGCGCAACGTGGCTGCCGGCGCCAACCCGATCGCCGTGCGTCGCGGTATCGACAAGGCCGTGGCCACGGTCGTCGAGCGCCTGCTGGCCGATGCCAAGGAGGTCGAGACCCAGGACGAGATCGCGGCCACCGCGTCCATCTCCGCTGCCGACGAGCAGATCGGTGCCCTCATCGCCGAGGCCCTGGAGAAGGTCGGCCACGACGGTGTCATCACCGTCGAGGAGTCCAACACCTTCGGCCTGGAGCTTGAGGTCACCGAGGGCATGCGCTTCGACAAGGGCTTCATCTCCCCCTACTTCGTCACCGACGCGGACCGTCAGGAGGCCGTCCTGGAGGACGCCTACGTCCTGCTGGTCGAGTCCAAGATCTCCAACGTCAAGGACCTGCTGCCGCTGCTGGAGAAGGTCATGCAGTCCGGCAAGCCCCTGGCGATCATCGCTGAGGACGTCGAGGCCGAGGCCCTGGCCACCCTCGTGGTCAACCGCATCCGCGGCACCTTCAAGTCCGTGGCCGTCAAGGCTCCCGGCTTCGGTGACCGTCGCAAGGCGATGCTGCAGGACATGGCCATCCTCACCGGCGGCACCGTCATCTCCGAGACCGTGGGTCTGAAGCTGGAGAACGCCACGCTGGAGGACCTGGGCCAGGCCCGCAAGGTCGTCGTCACCAAGGACGAGACCACGATCGTCGAGGGTGCCGGGGACAAGGACGCCATCGAGGCTCGTGTCCAGCAGATCCGCAACGAGATCGAGAACTCCGACTCCGAGTACGACAAGGAGAAGCTCTCCGAGCGCCTGGCCAAGCTGGCTGGCGGCGTCGCCGTCCTGAAGTCCGGTGCGGCCACCGAGGTGGAGCTCAAGGAGCGCAAGCACCGCATCGAGGACGCCGTGCGTAACGCCAAGGCCGCCGTCGAGGAGGGCATCGTCGCCGGTGGTGGCGTCGCCCTCATCCAGGCTGCTGAGGCCCTGAGCGCCCTCGAGCTCGAGGGTGACGAGGCCACGGGTGCCTCGATCGTCAAGGTCGCTGTGGAGGCTCCGCTCAAGCAGATCGCCATCAACGCCGGTCTTGAGGGCGGCGTCGTCGTCGACCGCGTGCGCAACCTGCCCACCGGTGAGGGCCTGAACGCCGCCACCGGCGAGTACGTCAACCTCCTGTCCGCCGGTATCGCCGACCCGGTCAAGGTCACCCGTTCTGCTCTCCAGAACGCCGCGTCCATTGCGGGCCTGTTCCTGACCACCGAGGCCGTCGTGGCTGACAAGCCGGAGCCCCCGGCCCCGGCCCCGGCTGGCGGAGACGACATGGGCGGCATGTACTGA
- a CDS encoding LytR C-terminal domain-containing protein yields MSPYEYPEDEFDARNDEAHEPVGVHRAPVPAWRGWVSLLAVIVIVPLLAWAAVTLLGRMGYTAPSAQESASSAAKELTGEETAETTEPAEAAEVEEPAAAEPEQAEAQTPEQSADLTTGVTIHNGSSVNGLAGRTGDRLTNVGYTDVHVQQGVYRQSAPETTTIYYASADNEATARAIGEALGIANVVESAEVAQSNPVVIVLRSDFTE; encoded by the coding sequence GTGTCTCCTTACGAGTATCCCGAGGACGAGTTCGACGCCCGCAACGACGAGGCGCACGAGCCGGTCGGTGTCCACCGCGCCCCGGTGCCGGCCTGGCGAGGCTGGGTGTCCCTGCTTGCCGTGATCGTCATCGTCCCCCTGCTGGCCTGGGCCGCCGTCACCCTGCTGGGCAGGATGGGCTACACCGCGCCCTCGGCGCAGGAGTCCGCCTCCAGCGCGGCTAAGGAGCTGACGGGCGAGGAGACGGCTGAGACCACGGAACCCGCAGAGGCTGCTGAGGTGGAGGAGCCGGCCGCGGCGGAGCCGGAGCAGGCTGAGGCTCAGACCCCTGAGCAGAGCGCGGACCTGACCACGGGCGTGACCATTCACAACGGCAGCTCCGTCAATGGCCTGGCGGGCCGCACCGGCGACCGCCTGACCAACGTCGGCTACACGGACGTCCACGTCCAGCAGGGCGTGTACCGCCAGTCCGCACCGGAGACGACGACGATCTACTACGCCTCGGCTGACAACGAGGCCACGGCCCGTGCGATCGGTGAGGCCCTGGGGATCGCCAACGTGGTCGAGTCCGCTGAGGTCGCTCAGTCCAACCCCGTCGTCATCGTCCTGCGCTCCGACTTCACCGAGTAG
- a CDS encoding phage major capsid protein translates to MASICTNGHHPHRKTTTMAETMTTNGQPFAWMPQSIEELVVQPVTRESVALTAAGSTRLQQDCDGFRVPVVTKDPVAAWVKEGEEIPLSGSKVAEVADRFHKVAGLSVLSRELILDSSPDIAKHVGEGLARDIARNVDAAFFGKRQDGDTTAPIGIAEVPGIGTVSAGGEWTNTDVFITAAFQAQLEGATLSSFVANPADAMTLAQIKEQAGSQRLLLNPTPTAVAPLTLAGVPLYVSPTVEEGTIWGLPQNRIKIGVREDVELTRDESAFFTSDRIAIRATMRVAFLYPHPAAIQKITKA, encoded by the coding sequence GTGGCCTCTATCTGTACCAACGGCCACCACCCTCACAGGAAGACAACCACGATGGCCGAAACCATGACCACCAACGGACAGCCCTTCGCCTGGATGCCACAGAGCATCGAAGAGCTAGTCGTCCAGCCCGTCACCCGCGAGTCCGTCGCCCTGACCGCCGCCGGAAGCACCCGGCTACAACAGGACTGCGACGGCTTCCGCGTCCCAGTCGTCACCAAGGACCCCGTAGCCGCATGGGTCAAGGAGGGCGAAGAAATCCCCCTGTCCGGCTCCAAGGTCGCCGAGGTCGCAGACCGCTTCCACAAGGTCGCAGGCCTGAGCGTCCTTAGCCGCGAGCTCATCCTCGACTCCTCCCCCGACATCGCCAAGCATGTAGGCGAGGGCCTAGCCCGCGACATTGCCCGCAATGTTGATGCCGCCTTCTTCGGCAAGCGTCAGGACGGCGACACCACCGCCCCAATCGGCATCGCTGAGGTCCCCGGGATCGGCACCGTCTCAGCAGGAGGAGAGTGGACGAACACAGACGTGTTCATCACCGCCGCCTTCCAGGCACAGCTAGAAGGAGCCACCCTGTCCTCCTTCGTCGCCAACCCCGCTGACGCAATGACCCTGGCACAGATCAAGGAGCAGGCAGGTTCCCAGCGCCTCCTCCTCAACCCCACTCCCACCGCCGTCGCACCGCTGACCCTGGCAGGTGTCCCTCTGTACGTCTCACCCACCGTCGAGGAGGGAACCATCTGGGGGCTGCCCCAAAACCGGATCAAGATCGGCGTACGCGAGGATGTCGAACTCACTCGCGACGAGTCCGCGTTCTTCACCTCAGATCGCATCGCCATCCGCGCCACCATGCGCGTAGCGTTCCTCTACCCGCACCCCGCCGCGATCCAGAAGATCACCAAGGCCTGA
- a CDS encoding helix-turn-helix domain-containing protein, whose amino-acid sequence MHSPSPTHPTVSVMLTPDEAAKHLGVKVSTLSSWRYTGVGPAYYRVGNGRGSNVRYYLDDLDDWLRARRVEPEAVTESAAAVRTA is encoded by the coding sequence ATGCACTCACCGTCCCCCACCCACCCCACCGTGAGCGTGATGCTCACCCCCGACGAGGCCGCGAAGCACCTTGGCGTCAAGGTCAGCACGCTCTCCTCGTGGCGCTACACCGGCGTAGGCCCCGCCTACTACCGGGTAGGCAACGGGCGCGGCTCAAACGTCCGCTACTACCTCGACGACCTCGACGACTGGCTCCGGGCCCGCCGCGTGGAGCCGGAGGCGGTGACCGAGAGTGCCGCCGCTGTCCGTACCGCCTGA
- a CDS encoding uracil-DNA glycosylase — translation MSHARPLSELVDPSWAQALAPVEQTIHEIGNRLRQEVAAGRGYLPAGTDVLRAFTYPMQDVKVLIVGQDPYPTPGHPMGLSFSVQPGVRPPRSLENIFTEMVSDLGVARPTSGDLTPWSRQGVMLLNRVLTVRPGSPASHRGWGWEAVTQRAIEALVARQTPLVAILWGRPAQSLTPMLGTTPIVASPHPSPLSASRGFFGSRPFSRANELLVQQGTTPVDWRLP, via the coding sequence GTGAGTCACGCACGCCCCCTGTCCGAGCTGGTCGATCCGTCCTGGGCCCAGGCCCTGGCACCCGTGGAGCAGACGATTCACGAGATCGGCAACCGTCTACGCCAGGAGGTGGCTGCCGGCCGCGGGTACCTGCCCGCCGGCACCGACGTCCTGCGTGCTTTCACCTACCCCATGCAGGACGTCAAGGTCCTCATCGTCGGCCAGGACCCCTATCCCACCCCCGGGCACCCGATGGGCCTCAGCTTCTCGGTCCAGCCCGGGGTCCGCCCGCCCCGCAGCCTGGAGAACATCTTCACCGAGATGGTCAGCGACCTGGGCGTGGCCCGTCCGACCTCCGGCGACCTCACGCCCTGGTCGCGGCAGGGCGTCATGCTGCTCAACCGCGTGCTCACCGTCCGTCCAGGCTCTCCGGCGTCTCACCGTGGCTGGGGCTGGGAGGCTGTCACTCAGCGCGCGATCGAGGCGCTGGTGGCGCGGCAGACCCCTTTGGTAGCGATCCTGTGGGGCCGGCCGGCCCAGTCCCTGACCCCGATGCTGGGGACGACGCCGATCGTCGCCTCACCGCACCCCTCACCGCTGAGCGCCTCACGAGGCTTCTTCGGCTCGCGCCCCTTCAGCCGCGCCAACGAGCTGCTCGTGCAGCAGGGCACCACACCTGTGGACTGGCGGCTGCCCTAA